The proteins below are encoded in one region of Methanobrevibacter olleyae:
- a CDS encoding Hsp20/alpha crystallin family protein: MSEDLKEKIEKESIKSDEFKEKAEEIKGKAEEFKEEFKSKAEAKTESNKERIDETLNRSKDVAGKVGENLSKTIDDTIIAMKTLQKNFDSRYQEYRESAATNKINVDLAENKDFYYLQAYLAGIKKEEISIEATNNSITIKACFENILKSIEANEENQATLIITGIKDGVAERTISLAEDIVKEEITAKHNNGVLFITIPKKVIPKTKIDIE; this comes from the coding sequence ATGTCTGAAGATTTAAAAGAAAAGATTGAAAAAGAAAGCATCAAATCTGATGAGTTTAAAGAAAAAGCTGAAGAAATTAAAGGTAAGGCTGAAGAATTTAAAGAAGAATTTAAATCTAAAGCTGAAGCAAAAACTGAATCTAATAAGGAAAGAATTGATGAAACTCTCAATAGAAGTAAAGATGTTGCAGGTAAAGTAGGTGAAAACCTTAGTAAAACCATTGATGATACCATCATTGCAATGAAAACTCTTCAAAAGAATTTTGATTCTAGGTATCAAGAATACAGGGAAAGTGCAGCAACCAACAAAATCAATGTTGACTTAGCTGAAAACAAAGATTTCTACTACTTACAAGCTTACTTAGCAGGTATTAAAAAAGAAGAGATCTCCATTGAAGCAACTAACAATAGCATAACTATTAAGGCATGCTTTGAAAATATTCTTAAAAGCATTGAAGCAAATGAAGAAAATCAGGCAACTTTAATTATTACTGGAATCAAAGATGGTGTTGCAGAAAGAACTATCAGTTTAGCAGAAGACATCGTTAAAGAAGAGATTACTGCTAAACACAACAATGGAGTTTTATTCATAACAATTCCTAAAAAAGTAATTCCAAAAACCAAAATAGACATCGAATAA
- a CDS encoding histone family protein, producing MAIPKAPINRIIKEAGAERVSAEAVDALVAYLEADAAAVSKKAIEYAKIAKRQTVKADDIALAIDKE from the coding sequence ATGGCAATTCCTAAAGCTCCTATAAATAGGATTATAAAAGAAGCTGGTGCTGAAAGAGTAAGTGCTGAAGCAGTAGATGCATTAGTAGCATACTTAGAAGCAGACGCAGCAGCTGTATCTAAAAAAGCAATTGAATATGCAAAAATTGCAAAAAGACAAACTGTAAAAGCAGATGATATTGCATTAGCTATTGACAAAGAATAA